The following proteins are co-located in the Conyzicola lurida genome:
- the hemB gene encoding porphobilinogen synthase, translating into MTERSIRPRRLRSSPAMRRLVAETRLHPADLVLPMFVREGIDEPVEIGSMPGVVHHSVDSLQRAVEAAAEAGIGGVMLFGVPLEKDAIGSGATDPDGILNVGTRAAVDAAGGALVVQTDLCLDEFTDHGHCGVLDALGRVDNEATLERYREMALVQAASGSQMLGLSGMMDGQTAVVREALEGSGFVDTAILAYAAKYASAFYGPFREAVNSSLVGDRRAYQMDPANRREGQLEVELDIIEGADVVMVKPAGSYLDVLADVAATSSVPVWAYQVSGEYAMIEAAAANGWIDRERAIDESVLAIKRAGADVVLTYWAVELAERLRRS; encoded by the coding sequence ATGACCGAACGCAGCATCCGCCCCCGCCGACTGCGCAGCTCGCCCGCGATGCGCCGACTCGTCGCCGAGACCCGTCTGCACCCCGCCGACCTCGTGCTGCCGATGTTCGTGCGCGAGGGAATCGACGAGCCGGTCGAAATCGGCTCCATGCCCGGCGTCGTGCACCACAGCGTCGACAGCCTGCAGCGCGCGGTCGAGGCCGCAGCCGAGGCCGGGATCGGCGGTGTGATGCTCTTCGGCGTGCCGCTCGAGAAGGACGCGATCGGCTCCGGCGCCACCGACCCCGACGGCATCCTCAACGTCGGCACCCGTGCAGCGGTCGACGCGGCGGGCGGCGCGCTCGTCGTGCAGACCGACCTCTGCCTCGACGAATTCACCGACCACGGCCACTGCGGCGTCCTCGACGCGCTCGGCCGGGTCGACAACGAGGCGACCCTCGAGCGCTACCGGGAGATGGCGCTCGTGCAGGCCGCGTCGGGATCGCAGATGCTCGGGCTCAGCGGCATGATGGACGGCCAGACCGCCGTCGTGCGCGAGGCGCTCGAGGGTTCCGGGTTCGTCGATACCGCCATCCTCGCCTACGCGGCCAAGTACGCGTCGGCCTTCTACGGGCCGTTCCGTGAGGCGGTCAACTCGTCGCTCGTCGGCGACCGCCGCGCGTACCAGATGGATCCCGCCAACCGCCGCGAGGGCCAGCTCGAGGTCGAGCTCGACATCATCGAGGGCGCCGACGTCGTGATGGTGAAGCCGGCCGGCAGCTACCTCGACGTGCTCGCGGACGTCGCCGCCACCTCGAGCGTGCCGGTCTGGGCGTACCAGGTCTCCGGCGAGTACGCGATGATCGAGGCCGCCGCCGCCAACGGCTGGATCGACCGCGAACGCGCCATCGACGAATCCGTGCTCGCCATCAAGCGCGCCGGCGCCGACGTCGTGCTCACCTACTGGGCCGTCGAGCTCGCAGAAAGGCTCCGTCGCTCATGA
- a CDS encoding uroporphyrinogen-III synthase, translated as MTVKAAKPLSGWRVLVPRGGRWGDTVAATLRGYGAVPVIAPLINFASTDDAQTLANAFYELQDGQFDWLVVTSATTVDVLAGQSVSVPPGTRIAAVGETTAAALAVAGYQVTFIPEGDNSARGLLKEWPTAEINGRVLIPQSDIAEPTLVSGLAELGLDVQFVSAYRTVGVPIAEHVAADVASGRIGAVLVTSGSVARQVAKQLSPLPEGTIVACIGPRTAFDARAAGLTVDVIAESRSADALVDALVEFVAAGAEEPPED; from the coding sequence GTGACGGTGAAAGCGGCGAAACCCCTCTCGGGCTGGCGCGTGCTCGTTCCCCGCGGCGGACGCTGGGGCGACACCGTGGCGGCGACGCTGCGCGGCTACGGCGCGGTTCCGGTGATCGCGCCGCTCATCAACTTCGCCTCGACCGACGACGCGCAGACCCTCGCCAATGCGTTCTACGAGCTGCAGGACGGCCAGTTCGACTGGCTCGTCGTCACCAGCGCGACGACGGTCGACGTGCTCGCCGGGCAGAGCGTGAGCGTGCCCCCCGGCACGCGCATCGCCGCCGTGGGCGAGACCACCGCCGCCGCGCTCGCGGTCGCGGGCTACCAGGTCACGTTCATCCCCGAGGGCGACAACTCGGCGCGCGGTCTGCTCAAGGAGTGGCCGACCGCCGAGATCAACGGCCGCGTCCTCATCCCGCAGTCCGACATCGCCGAACCCACCCTGGTCAGCGGTCTCGCCGAGCTCGGACTCGACGTGCAGTTCGTCTCCGCCTACCGCACTGTCGGCGTGCCCATCGCCGAACACGTCGCCGCCGACGTCGCATCGGGCCGCATCGGCGCCGTGCTCGTCACCTCCGGCAGCGTGGCCCGCCAGGTCGCCAAGCAGCTGTCGCCGTTGCCCGAAGGCACCATCGTCGCCTGTATCGGCCCGCGCACCGCGTTCGACGCCCGCGCCGCCGGCCTCACGGTCGACGTCATCGCGGAGAGCCGCTCCGCCGACGCCCTCGTCGACGCGCTCGTCGAGTTCGTCGCAGCGGGCGCAGAAGAACCACCAGAAGACTGA
- the hemC gene encoding hydroxymethylbilane synthase, whose product MTQSKDTAPNHPTIGSAHAGTGAVVRIGTRGSALAVSQTQTIASALAAKTGVVIEIVTVRTEGDTSTESLASLGGTGVFAGALREALIAGRVDVVVHSLKDLPTAAYPGLSIGAIPKRVDARDALCARDGLTMDDLPAGARVGTGSPRRAAQLHARRPDIEVVDIRGNVDTRLAHVAEGRLDAVVLAAAGLDRLGRLGAVTEFLSLDGWPTAPGQGALALEVRTGDEKLVSALNHNPTRTIVEAERHVLALLEAGCAAPIGAHGQIDDGLLFLDARVYSPDGTEKLTSSHALYAADTPQPSLEVAQRVAAELLENGAARFAPVGGTP is encoded by the coding sequence ATGACGCAATCGAAGGACACGGCGCCGAACCACCCCACCATCGGCTCGGCCCACGCGGGCACCGGCGCCGTCGTGCGCATCGGCACGCGCGGCAGCGCGCTCGCCGTCTCGCAGACCCAGACGATCGCCAGCGCTCTCGCCGCGAAGACCGGCGTCGTCATCGAGATCGTCACCGTGCGCACCGAAGGCGACACCTCGACCGAATCGCTCGCGAGCCTCGGCGGCACGGGCGTGTTCGCCGGCGCACTGCGCGAGGCGCTCATCGCCGGCCGCGTCGACGTCGTCGTGCACTCGCTCAAAGACCTGCCCACCGCCGCGTACCCCGGCCTCTCGATCGGCGCGATCCCCAAGCGCGTCGACGCCCGCGACGCGCTCTGCGCCCGCGACGGCCTGACCATGGACGACCTGCCCGCCGGCGCCCGCGTCGGCACCGGGTCGCCGCGCCGTGCCGCGCAGCTGCACGCGCGCCGCCCCGACATCGAGGTCGTCGACATCCGCGGCAACGTCGACACCCGCCTGGCCCACGTGGCCGAGGGTCGTCTCGACGCCGTCGTGCTCGCCGCCGCCGGACTCGACCGTCTGGGCCGTCTCGGCGCGGTCACCGAGTTCCTCTCGCTCGACGGCTGGCCCACCGCGCCCGGCCAGGGAGCGCTCGCCCTCGAGGTGCGCACCGGCGACGAGAAGCTCGTCTCGGCGCTCAACCACAACCCCACCCGCACGATCGTGGAGGCCGAACGCCACGTGCTCGCCCTGCTCGAAGCGGGCTGCGCGGCCCCGATCGGCGCCCACGGCCAGATCGACGACGGCCTGCTCTTCCTCGACGCCCGGGTCTACAGCCCCGACGGCACCGAGAAGCTCACCAGCTCGCACGCGCTCTACGCCGCCGACACCCCTCAGCCCTCGCTCGAGGTCGCGCAGCGCGTCGCCGCCGAGCTGCTCGAGAACGGTGCCGCCCGTTTCGCACCGGTCGGAGGCACCCCGTGA